A window of [Clostridium] innocuum genomic DNA:
TCCGTTTTTATCCAGAAATACAGTCGTATGCATCTGTCCCGTAACACCGATTACGGAAACCTCCTGCGGATTACATCTGGCAAAGATATCATGCAGTCCCTTCATTACAGCCTGCATCCATACGTCTGGATCAATTTCCCGCCAGCCCTCCTGCGGCTGCAGGATTGTATAACCATAGCTGTTTTCGTATACGATTGACCGACGGGTATCCATCAGTGTAGTTTTTAATGCGGATGTACCTATATCAAGTCCTATATAATACACAGAATCAATCCCTTCCTATGATTCCTTCAGCCCGTTGATGATCAAAACGAGATCAGCAGCTGTTTTGCTGACATTCTCCACTGCCTTTGCACTGAGACCATACAGATTAGCTTCGTTATGATTCTTTTCATAAGCCTCTCCAAATGTCTGAATGAATGCCCTGCGCAGATCCGAACCGTAATTCACCTTGATCATGTTATAGTCCCGCATCTGTTTTACCTGATCAAACGGAATACCGGAGCCGCCATGCAGCACAAGCGGAACAGGTGAAACTTCCGCAATCCTTTTCAGCAGTGCAAGATCAATCTTCGCCACAGCATCAAGACCATGTACATTTCCGATGGAAACGGCCAGAATATCACACCCGGAGCGCTCCACAAATTCTTTTACCAGTGCAGGATCCGTTTTACAGTCTGCCTCATTTACATCATCATCCTCTTTTCCCATGATAGCTCCCAGCTCTGCTTCCACCGGAACATGATAGAAATGACAGTATTCCACTGTTTTCTGTACCTCTTTTATATTTTCTTCGAAATTCAGATGGGAAGCATCCACCATGATGGAGGTAAAGCCCGCATCCACACATGCCTTAACATCATCAAAGCTTTTTCCATGATCCAGATGCAGCCCGACTGGTGTATCTGTCCCCTTTAAAAACTCTCTCATCATATAAGCAATCACTTCCGGATTTGATAAATGCAGGTTGTTGGAGGATATCTGTACCATACCCGGGAGGTGAACAGCATTCAATCCCTTTATAATCGCCTTTGTCATTTCCAGATTCGTCGTGTTGAATGCCGGCAGAAGAAGCTTTTTTTCCTTTGCGTATGCTAGCAGATCAAAACCATTTACAATTTTCATATTCGTTCCTCCCTTATTCTGAAAATTTCACTAATACCTTAAAGGTTTCCGGACGCATGGCAGCTTCCAGCGCTTCCTTAATGTCAGTATAGTCATACACCTTTTCAATCAGCGGTTTTACATCTATGATTCCTTTGGCAATGCAGTCTACCGCCTGTGCAAAGGAGCGTACCGTCGGACTGACCGTACCGGTAATCCGGATTTCCTGAGAATGCAGACGCCCCGCATCCACAAGAATCGGTTCATTGGGATGAATCGAGCTGAACATGTTAACAAGACCGCTCTTGGCACACATATCGATTGCCTGTTTGGCTACTGCGGGTATCGCCGTAGTATTGTATACAACATTTACACCGCGTCCGTTTGTCAGCTGCTTTATCTTCTCCACAGGATCACTTTCCACAGGGTCAATCACTGCATCTGCCCCAAGTTCAAGTGCAAGCTTTCGGCGATCTGCACTTGTCTCGCTGACAATGACGCTTGCGCCCTGCCGCTTTGCACACAGAACATGAAGCAGTCCCATGACTCCGCCACCGATAATCACAACATCATCCCCCATGCGTATTCCGGTTTTATTGATGCTGTTGATCACACAGGCAAGCGGTTCTGTAAATGCTGCCAGTTCATCCGGCGTATCATTTGGTACCATATGCAGATGACGTGCTTTTACCGCAATGTATTCGGCAAACCCGAAGTATCCGGAAATACCTCCTTCGTTATAAAAGGTTTTTCCGCTTTCCGCTGAATCACAGATATTTTCATGTTCATGCTTACAGTTGTAGCAGACACCGCATTCGTCTATAATGTAATTCACCACTTTTTGACCAATATGGAATATTCCGTTATCAACATCTTTTCCAAGCTTTTCAATCACCCCGGCATATTCATGCCCGCCGATACGCGGATACGTATATCTGGAGCCTTTGTAATCCCGGACATCATTTGTACAAATTCCAGCGACAGTAACTCTCAGTAACACTTCATCGTCTTTTGGTTCAGGAATGGGAAGTTCTTTGATACGAACATCATACGGTTTCTCTAACACACAAGCTTTCATATTTCCTCCTTTTTCTCGGCAGGCATTTTTTATAATTCAAAAAGCCTTACCGTCTGTCTTACAATTCCATTATAAATAAATTCAAATGCGTAGGTTTCGGATAATTGCGGAGTAATTATGAAGTCATCCACAGGGTATTCTTGCGTATCAATTACGCAAAAGACAATTTTTTTCGTAATTGATAATACGGTATGATGTACTTGCTTGCATAGGGTGGGGACTATGTTTCAATTTGTTTTGAATACACAAGGAAAGGAGAAGTGAAATCCTTTAGACAGTTTGGGTTTCATAGTGATAAGAATGCTAACAAAAAGACAATCCAGTATTTTTTTAGAGCTTTGCGAAAAAGTTGGTGAATACTATAAAGCAAACTATTTTTCGGATAAATTTAACATCAGTCTGCGTACCATCCAAAATGATATCAAGGCAATAAAAGAGGACACTGCTTCTTTATCTGATATATTCATAATTGATTCCAGAGTACCCTTCGGTACCAGAATTAAGATTCTGGACCGAGAGCGTTTTGCTCACTATCTCAATGATCTGAAAATGCAGTCGGATAAATACAATATCAATTACAGAGATGATCGTATTTATAAGCTGTTAAACTTTCTGCTGAGCCAGAGAAAAAGCATTTCCCTGACAAAATGTGCAGATTATATCTATGTGTCAAAATCCACACTGACCAGTGATTTAAAAGAGCTGGAAAAAACATTGTCCAAATTCTCCTTACGTCTGATTCAGACAAAGGGTTATATATGGATAGACGGGCTGGAACGGGATAAGCGCATCTGTCTGATGGATGTCAGCTATGCATACCATCCCATGATACCAAGCAAGCTGATATCCGATACGGAGGCTGTTCATGTGGAATTCATAAGAAAGACTTTGATGAAGGAGCTGCTGGAGAAACAGTATCCGATTTCCGATGTTGAGTTTCAGAATATTATTATCTGGCTGAATATATCCATACGGAGAATCACCAACTTCTTTTATCTGAATGATGAGGATATTGACGGTGAGGGTACCTATGACACGGAAATTAAAATCGCAGGGAATATCTTTGAGCGGATTGAAACAAAATATCTGATCCGTGTACCACAGACAGAAATCAATTTTCTGGCAATGTATATTAACAATCACAGTAATTTCAGCAATACTGATTATATATCAGAGGATCTGAATACATTTATTCTGCATGCGCTGCAGAGAATACATGAATCCTATCCGACGGATTTCACACATGATGTAAACCTGCGTATTTCACTGGCTTTGCATTGTGTTCCCCTGATATCCAGAGCACGCAACAATGTACAGATCAAGAATGAAATGCTGGATTATATCAAGCAGAGCTTTCCCTATGCATTTGATATTGCCACATATTTCTCCTACCTGTTATCAGAGCGCTATACATGTAAAATCAAAGAAAGCGAAACCGCCTTTCTTGCCATCTATTTCAATAAAAGCATCAATGAGTATTCTGTCTTAAAGGGCAACAAACGAGTATGTATCATAACGAACCTGAAGCGTTCTGAATATTTCCTTCTGGAACAGTTTCTGTATGATAAATTTCAGAAATATATCGTATCCATCACCTTCGTTTCCTCGAATGAATTGGATGATCTCGATTTGGATGCATACGATTTGTTCTTCTCAACCGAGGATAACAGGGCGACTGAATCCGGACTGGCGACAAAAATTGCATTCTTTCCCGATTCCAATGAGCTGGAGAAAATCAAGGTACGTATAGAAGGCTTTAAAAATGTTGAGGATATCATGAAGCTGTTTGATCCAAAGCTGTTTTTTGTAAAAGATTTCACAGAAAAGGAAGAAATTCAAACGTGTCTTGTCCATGCGGCATCTGACTTGTATAAGCTGGACAATCTCGCCGAGGAAATCGAACTGCGGGAGGAATTTGGTTCCACCTACTTCGGCAATGGAATCGCAATCCTTCATCCCATGCATCTGCTGACGGATGATTCCTTTATCGGCGAAATCATCCTCAAAAAGCCGGCAGTCTGGGATACTGAAGGGAATCATGTGAATCTGATTTTTCTGGTATGTATTCAGAAAAATAATCTGGAAGCCTTTCGTGCCTGGGATTATCTTTCTCCCTTACTGTTCAATAATGAATTCAAACAGGAAATTCTGTCTGTTGAGGATTACGATGATTTCAAACGGATATGTGAAGAAAATCTGAAATCGCATATATTATAGGAGGAGCATCATATGACATTTACATTTCTGATTACCGCTGCTGTTCTTATCATACTGCTGATTATTCCGCAGATAATGAAACGAGTCGTATATAAAAAATTGACAGGATATCTGTCAGAAAGAGATTATGAACGATTTGAAAAGCTGCTGGACGGATTCGCCTGTATATTTTCCTTCAAGCCCTACAATCGGGAGTACATGCGGTTAAATTCCTATTTCATGCAGGGTGATAAAAGGAAAATTGAGGCACAGCTCGATACTATTTTCAGTAAAATGAAAATGAGAGATCAGCAAAAGGCAGCCGCTGCCAGACAGGGATTTTATTTCTATATGGAAAATCAGAAGTTTAAGAAAGCAGAAAGCATGCTGCATATCTGTCGAAAGGCTGATAAAAATACCGCAGAGCTTCATACGATGGAAATGATGTACAGTATTCTCGCACTGAAAAAGAGTGAGTATATAGAGGAAATCAGAGAGAGGCTGGAACCGATGAAGAAAATGCCGGATGCTTTTACCAATGATGCAAAGCGTGTACGTATCGGTATTTTTGAATATCTGCTCGGTCTGCAGTATACGTATCTCTGTAATAAAAAATTAAGCAAAACCTATTTGACCTCCGCACTGAAAAACTGCCGGAATACACCCTATGAGTATGAGATCAAAAAGCTGTTGAAGGCATGACCATGAAGCTGACGACAACAGAATTCAGTTTTAATGCATCCTTGTCCTGTATTGATCTTGGACATATTGCTGAGAGTATGGAGGAAATCAATCAATCTCGTATTAAAAGTCTTCACTATGACATGGTGGATGGTCAGTTTAATGAATGCTTCATTTTCGGTGATCTCATGCTGAAGGTATTTCGCAGCTATACTAAATTGCCGATTACGGTGCATCTGGCCTGTAGAAACCCGATTCCATATATTAAGCCCTGTATAGCAAACGGAGCAGATTATATTGCGATTCATTATGAGGCGGATATCGATATAGAAAAAGCTTTTCAAACAGTACGTGATTTTGGAGCAAAGCCTGTCCTTGCCTTTCGCTGTGATACACCGGTACCAGAAGATTTCATTAAAGTCTCTGAGCATGCGGAGTGGATTTTGAAACTAAGTGTCCAACCCGGTTTTTCAGGACAGACCTTTCAAGAGGAGGCAGTTCGCCATATAGAAAAAATGCATCAGCTGCTTATGACAGCAGAGCTTGACAGGGTGATCGAAGTTGATGGAAATATTCATACAGGGACCATACAGAAATGTGCAAAGGCGGGGGCAACGATGTTTACAGGAGGAACCTCCGGCTTATGTAATCATAAGCATTCCATTGATGAAAGCATCGTGCTTCTCGAACAGGCCATCGTTGCAGGAGGAAATTCAAATGGCATTGACTATGAATGAGGAAAGCAAAAATACGGAATTAAAAAAGCTGCTTTGTGAGCAGGAGAAGTACAGGGCAACAACTTGGGGAAATATCGTATCCACAACACCGAGGCTGTTATCATATGCTGTTGATGCAGATAAACGTCCGAATATCGGATTCCGTAATATATACTGCTATGTGGGTTTAACGAAAACGAGTCTTCATATTGTTACACTGCATTCTCTGGATGTGACAAGGGCTACCGGATATTTCCGTATTCCATTACAGGATATACAAGGAGCCACTGTGAGAAAGGGTGTATTGAAAAGCAGTGTTATTCTGAGCTTCGGAAACGAAAAATTCAAAATTTTATGGTTTAATGAAGCCACCGGTACCGATATGAAGAAGCAGAGGGCAGCTGTACGAAGAATCTGTGATTATTTCATTGATATTTCGAAACATGAAAACATCAGGGGTTCTGTATAGGTTCTAACTCATATCGGAATACACAAAGAAATGAAAAAATTCCAATTGCAGGTAAATACAAGGTACAGAGAATTCAGCACGATTGTATAGATCAATAATTTGAATTCTCTTTTTTGTAATCACCCCATCAATTCCACGATTCAGACTTTCTTTCCTCTTTGCTTTTTTTAGCTTTTTCTATAACCGAAAAAGAGCCTTTGCATACTGCTGTATTTATCTTCTCCTATGTGGTATCTTTCATCTATGAAAACTCTATAATATTTGTTATTTTCTAAGTCCTGCAAATTCGGTTTCAATTATAAAAAGGAAGGCATGCGCCATATGATGTTTTTAAAAAGGAACATATAACAAAAGGCTGCTCCATAAGTCTGTACTTATGAAACAGCTGTGTTACTCTTTCATTGTAATGAATCAAGTAAATGAGTTGAGCATTCACTTTTTATTTTGCTTATCAATATATAATATGCTCCAGTATCCCTTTCATATATGCGATAGCAATTCCGTAATTCGTCATCGGTATTCCTTCCTTTTTTGCCTGTTCCACTCTGAATTGAACATATTTTTTATTAAACATGCAGGCACCGCAATGAATGATGAAATCATAGTCCTGCAGTTCTTTCGGAAAGTCCGTACCGCTGACAATATTCACCTGCAAGCCGTCTCCATATTTTTTCTTCAGCATAGCAGGAATCTTAACCCTGCCGATATCCTCCGCAAGTGGGGCATGTGTACAGGCTTCGGCAATTAGAACTCTGCTGTTTACAGTCAGCTGATCAATAGCCTTTGCACTTTTTATGAAATATTGGATATCCCCTTTGTATTTTGCGAATAGTACGGAGAATGAGGTCAACAAACTTTCCTCCGGCTTTTTTTCATATACAAGAGGAAACACCTGTGAGTCTGTGATTATCAGCTTCGGCGGCTTTGACAAAGCTGAAAGAGCCGCATCTATCGTATCGCTTGTACAGCTTTGAATAATACATTTGTGATCCAGCAGATCGCGAATTGTCTGTACCTGCGGCAGGATCAATCTTCCCTTTGGAGCCTGTATATCCTGCGGCATAACAAGCAGAACAAGATCATTTTCCTGTACCAGATGTCCGGTGATCGTTTCTTCCGTAAAATCAGAGGGAAGCAGACGAATCAAAGCCTGACGAACATCATCCGTCACCAGCTCCTTCACATTTGCAATAAGTACGTCACTACCTGTTTTCTTCTCAATCTGTGTAACCACATCCGCATATGCTTTCTCATCTTCAGCATCCTGATTCCATATGCAAAGAACAGGAATCTGTTTTTCTTTTAACTTCTTATACCATGTCATTTCCCAGGAAATATCCATGTCACGGAATACCAGAATTGCCATATCTGTTTTCTGAGTGACTTCCACTGTTTTTTCAACACGCAGATTCCCCAGTTCCCCTTCATCATCAAAGCCTGCAGTGTCATAAAATACCACCGGTCCAAGACCATGAAGCTCCATCGCTTTTACTACAGGATCCGTGGTTGTCCCCGCCACAGGAGAAACGGTAGAGACCTTCTGCTTCGTAATGGCATTTAACAGTGTGGACTTCCCGCTGTTTCGTTTTCCAAATATGCCAATATGCAGACGTACTGCATTGGGTGTGTCCTGAAGACTCATATTAAAACCGGAAATCCCGTTTTCCATTATCAATGGAATGCAGATAGGAGGCACAGGTTTCTCTTGCTTTCTCATTTGGAATATGTAACAGCTCCCGATCTATTATGGCACTGCCAAGCTTTTTTGTATCCTCTTTTGCATAATCATCCAGATACTCCCGCAGTGTCAATAATGCGTTTGGATGACAGCAGTTCGCAATCTGTCCGGATTTTACCAGACTCATAAAGCGGTCCCCTGTTCTTCCTTCCCGATAGCATGCCGTACAGAAGCTCGGTATATAGCCCAGCTTCAACAACCAGTTAACCACCTCATCCAGGGTACGGTTATCACTCACATCAAACTGCGCACTGTTTTCCTCTTCCTTTTCCGGTACTGCATAGCCGCCGACACTGGTGGAAGAAGCTCCGGATATCTGAGAAATACCGAGATCAAGAACCTTTTCTCTTGTTTTCTGTGATTCTCTTGTAGAGATAATCATACCGGTATATGGTACAGCAATTCGCAATACAGCAACAATTTTTGTAAATATCTCATCACTGATGGCATTTGAAAATTCATTCGGATTTATATCGTCAGCAGGACAGATACGTGGAACACTGATTGTATGCGGACCAACGCCGTGAACCGCCTCCAGATGCTCAGCATGCATTAAAAGTCCTACAAAGTCATAACGATACATATTCAATCCAAACAATACCCCACAGCCGACATCATCAATACCGCCCTCCATGGCACGATCCATTGCCTCCGTGTGGTAGGCATAGTTTGATTTCGGTCCGTTCGGATGCAGCTGTTCATATGATTGTTTGTTGTAGGTTTCCTGAAACAGGATATACGTACCGATTCCTGCTTCCTTCAGCTTTCGGTAATTATCCACAGTTGTTGCCGCGATATTTACATTCACTCGGCGAATAGCTCCATTCTTATGCTTGATGCCGTAAATCGTTTTAATACTCTCAAGTACATATTCAATCGGTGAGTGAACAGGATCCTCTCCTGTTTCCAGAGCAAGTCGCTTGTGTCCCATATCCTGCAGGGCAATAACCTCCTGCCTTATTTCTTCCTGCGTCAGCTTTTTTCTTCGAATATGCTTGTTCTTATAATGATAGGGACAGTATACACAGCCGTTAACACAGTAGTTGGAAAGATACAGCGGAGCAAACATAACAATGCGATTGCCATACAGCTTCTGCTTGATCTGTTTTGCCAGCGTAAACATCTTTTCATTTTCCTCAGGAAGATCACATTCCAATAACACCGCAGCCTCTCTGTGTGTAAGCCCCTTACAATCTGCGGCTCGCTCAATCAGGGAGCTGATCAATTCCTTATTGTGTTTGTTTTCCTGTGCAAAGCGCAGTGTTTCTTTGATTTCCTCATCGTCAATAAATTCCGTTGCTTTCAGTGAATGTTTATTGTACATATACGTTTTTCCTCTAACTTTCTTATACTGTCGCCGCGATCTGTTACGAGTTCATATCCAATACGCTTCATACGATTGGAAAGACATACTCTGCATTCGGCTGCTTCATCACCGGTACAGATTTTATCATCATACAGCATGTATTTCTTTCTCACAGCTACCGGACTGAGATTGGGCATCACAACGTTGGCACCTGCTAAAATCCCCTGTTCTCTTCCCTGTGGATCAATCGTACCCAGAGCTGTAGTCGCCGGAAGAAGTACATCCGGCAGGATCAGACGGATAATGGAAAGCAGTGTCAGTGTCAGCGTGAAGCTGCCGGCCGGTTCATTGTAAAACGGTGTATCATGATGCGGAAGAAAAGGCCCGATTCCCACCATTTCCGGCTGAAGCTCCTTCATGAAATGCAAATCCTCTACAATATGCCTCAGCGTCTGTGAGGGAGAGCCGACCATGATTCCGCAGCCGGTCTGAAAACCGATCGCCTTCAAATCTCTTAAGCACTGCTTGCGATGCTCACTGGTAAGCTCTTTTGGATGCAGACAACGATAATGCTGTGCATTGCTTGTTTCATGACGCAGCAGGTAACGATCTGCACCTGCATCATAATAGCACTGATAGCTCTCCTTCTCTTTTTCTCCAAGTGATAATGTGATAGCACAATCCGGATACCGCCGTTTTATATCAGTTATGATTTCAATCAGAAGCTCATCCGTATAATATCCATCCTCCCCGGACTGCAGGACAAAGGTACGAAATCCAAGATTATAGCCTTCATCACAGCAGGTAAGGATATCCTCTTTTTTCAGACGGTATCTTTGCGCATGGGAATTGCTGCGGCGGATACCGCAGTAATAGCAGTCATTGCGACAGTAGTTGCTAAACTCTATCAATCCACGGGTATACACCTTATTTCCATAGTATCTGTGCGCTGTTTTTCTTGCATACTCCGCAAGCAGATTTCTTATTTCATTCTCACCATGATGTATAAGTACCTCAAGAAATTCTTCATCTCTTAGCCAGCCTTCCATATACAGCTTTTCGATCAGAAAAGAAACATTATCCATCTATATTCTCCATCACATTGGAATACAGTGCCTTTGTACTGACACCCTCTAATTTCCCCAGTTTACCGGATAATGCAGAAATGACAGGCTGAGGTGCATCTATGATAATACTGATAACAGAAATCCCTCTTTTCTGATACGGCACTCCCATACGACCAAGAATATATTGTGCATATTCATGAAGTATGGAATTGATTTTTTCAGCAGACTCCGTATTTTCGACAATGATACCGATAACAGCAACTCTAGTTTCCATAACATCCTCCTCCATTAAAAAAATTCTTGTCCTATAAAAAAACAAGAATACAGTAAAAACTATTT
This region includes:
- a CDS encoding class II aldolase, which gives rise to MKIVNGFDLLAYAKEKKLLLPAFNTTNLEMTKAIIKGLNAVHLPGMVQISSNNLHLSNPEVIAYMMREFLKGTDTPVGLHLDHGKSFDDVKACVDAGFTSIMVDASHLNFEENIKEVQKTVEYCHFYHVPVEAELGAIMGKEDDDVNEADCKTDPALVKEFVERSGCDILAVSIGNVHGLDAVAKIDLALLKRIAEVSPVPLVLHGGSGIPFDQVKQMRDYNMIKVNYGSDLRRAFIQTFGEAYEKNHNEANLYGLSAKAVENVSKTAADLVLIINGLKES
- a CDS encoding zinc-binding dehydrogenase is translated as MKACVLEKPYDVRIKELPIPEPKDDEVLLRVTVAGICTNDVRDYKGSRYTYPRIGGHEYAGVIEKLGKDVDNGIFHIGQKVVNYIIDECGVCYNCKHEHENICDSAESGKTFYNEGGISGYFGFAEYIAVKARHLHMVPNDTPDELAAFTEPLACVINSINKTGIRMGDDVVIIGGGVMGLLHVLCAKRQGASVIVSETSADRRKLALELGADAVIDPVESDPVEKIKQLTNGRGVNVVYNTTAIPAVAKQAIDMCAKSGLVNMFSSIHPNEPILVDAGRLHSQEIRITGTVSPTVRSFAQAVDCIAKGIIDVKPLIEKVYDYTDIKEALEAAMRPETFKVLVKFSE
- a CDS encoding PRD domain-containing protein codes for the protein MLTKRQSSIFLELCEKVGEYYKANYFSDKFNISLRTIQNDIKAIKEDTASLSDIFIIDSRVPFGTRIKILDRERFAHYLNDLKMQSDKYNINYRDDRIYKLLNFLLSQRKSISLTKCADYIYVSKSTLTSDLKELEKTLSKFSLRLIQTKGYIWIDGLERDKRICLMDVSYAYHPMIPSKLISDTEAVHVEFIRKTLMKELLEKQYPISDVEFQNIIIWLNISIRRITNFFYLNDEDIDGEGTYDTEIKIAGNIFERIETKYLIRVPQTEINFLAMYINNHSNFSNTDYISEDLNTFILHALQRIHESYPTDFTHDVNLRISLALHCVPLISRARNNVQIKNEMLDYIKQSFPYAFDIATYFSYLLSERYTCKIKESETAFLAIYFNKSINEYSVLKGNKRVCIITNLKRSEYFLLEQFLYDKFQKYIVSITFVSSNELDDLDLDAYDLFFSTEDNRATESGLATKIAFFPDSNELEKIKVRIEGFKNVEDIMKLFDPKLFFVKDFTEKEEIQTCLVHAASDLYKLDNLAEEIELREEFGSTYFGNGIAILHPMHLLTDDSFIGEIILKKPAVWDTEGNHVNLIFLVCIQKNNLEAFRAWDYLSPLLFNNEFKQEILSVEDYDDFKRICEENLKSHIL
- a CDS encoding ribulose-phosphate 3-epimerase, translated to MTMKLTTTEFSFNASLSCIDLGHIAESMEEINQSRIKSLHYDMVDGQFNECFIFGDLMLKVFRSYTKLPITVHLACRNPIPYIKPCIANGADYIAIHYEADIDIEKAFQTVRDFGAKPVLAFRCDTPVPEDFIKVSEHAEWILKLSVQPGFSGQTFQEEAVRHIEKMHQLLMTAELDRVIEVDGNIHTGTIQKCAKAGATMFTGGTSGLCNHKHSIDESIVLLEQAIVAGGNSNGIDYE
- the hydF gene encoding [FeFe] hydrogenase H-cluster maturation GTPase HydF, which produces MSLQDTPNAVRLHIGIFGKRNSGKSTLLNAITKQKVSTVSPVAGTTTDPVVKAMELHGLGPVVFYDTAGFDDEGELGNLRVEKTVEVTQKTDMAILVFRDMDISWEMTWYKKLKEKQIPVLCIWNQDAEDEKAYADVVTQIEKKTGSDVLIANVKELVTDDVRQALIRLLPSDFTEETITGHLVQENDLVLLVMPQDIQAPKGRLILPQVQTIRDLLDHKCIIQSCTSDTIDAALSALSKPPKLIITDSQVFPLVYEKKPEESLLTSFSVLFAKYKGDIQYFIKSAKAIDQLTVNSRVLIAEACTHAPLAEDIGRVKIPAMLKKKYGDGLQVNIVSGTDFPKELQDYDFIIHCGACMFNKKYVQFRVEQAKKEGIPMTNYGIAIAYMKGILEHIIY
- the hydG gene encoding [FeFe] hydrogenase H-cluster radical SAM maturase HydG gives rise to the protein MYNKHSLKATEFIDDEEIKETLRFAQENKHNKELISSLIERAADCKGLTHREAAVLLECDLPEENEKMFTLAKQIKQKLYGNRIVMFAPLYLSNYCVNGCVYCPYHYKNKHIRRKKLTQEEIRQEVIALQDMGHKRLALETGEDPVHSPIEYVLESIKTIYGIKHKNGAIRRVNVNIAATTVDNYRKLKEAGIGTYILFQETYNKQSYEQLHPNGPKSNYAYHTEAMDRAMEGGIDDVGCGVLFGLNMYRYDFVGLLMHAEHLEAVHGVGPHTISVPRICPADDINPNEFSNAISDEIFTKIVAVLRIAVPYTGMIISTRESQKTREKVLDLGISQISGASSTSVGGYAVPEKEEENSAQFDVSDNRTLDEVVNWLLKLGYIPSFCTACYREGRTGDRFMSLVKSGQIANCCHPNALLTLREYLDDYAKEDTKKLGSAIIDRELLHIPNEKARETCASYLHSIDNGKRDFRF
- the hydE gene encoding [FeFe] hydrogenase H-cluster radical SAM maturase HydE; translated protein: MDNVSFLIEKLYMEGWLRDEEFLEVLIHHGENEIRNLLAEYARKTAHRYYGNKVYTRGLIEFSNYCRNDCYYCGIRRSNSHAQRYRLKKEDILTCCDEGYNLGFRTFVLQSGEDGYYTDELLIEIITDIKRRYPDCAITLSLGEKEKESYQCYYDAGADRYLLRHETSNAQHYRCLHPKELTSEHRKQCLRDLKAIGFQTGCGIMVGSPSQTLRHIVEDLHFMKELQPEMVGIGPFLPHHDTPFYNEPAGSFTLTLTLLSIIRLILPDVLLPATTALGTIDPQGREQGILAGANVVMPNLSPVAVRKKYMLYDDKICTGDEAAECRVCLSNRMKRIGYELVTDRGDSIRKLEEKRICTINIH
- a CDS encoding iron-only hydrogenase system regulator gives rise to the protein METRVAVIGIIVENTESAEKINSILHEYAQYILGRMGVPYQKRGISVISIIIDAPQPVISALSGKLGKLEGVSTKALYSNVMENIDG